The following proteins are co-located in the Herpetosiphonaceae bacterium genome:
- a CDS encoding GNAT family N-acetyltransferase: protein MRMPNLETERLLIRPFVIDDLDAIYQILDVELSDVEFGTEGAQSRDGRRHWLEWTVRNYEELAKLYQPPYGDRAVVLRQSGALIGAIGYVPCLMPFGLLPAFQTAADAQAARLNSTEFGLYYAFAPAHQRRGYATEATRAMIGYAFETLHLKRIVATTTYDNAGSIGVMRRVGMRIERNPYPDPPWLQVVGVLENR from the coding sequence ATGCGCATGCCAAACCTGGAAACCGAGCGCTTGCTGATCCGCCCGTTCGTGATCGACGATCTCGATGCGATCTACCAGATCCTCGATGTCGAGCTGAGCGATGTCGAGTTTGGCACCGAGGGCGCGCAGAGCCGCGACGGGCGTCGGCATTGGCTGGAGTGGACGGTGCGCAACTATGAGGAGCTGGCGAAGCTGTACCAGCCGCCCTACGGCGATCGGGCGGTGGTGCTGCGGCAGAGCGGAGCGCTGATCGGCGCGATCGGCTATGTGCCGTGTCTGATGCCGTTCGGGCTGTTGCCCGCGTTCCAGACCGCTGCCGACGCTCAGGCCGCGCGCCTCAACTCTACCGAGTTTGGCCTGTACTATGCCTTTGCTCCGGCGCACCAGCGGCGCGGCTACGCCACCGAGGCGACCAGGGCGATGATCGGCTATGCCTTCGAGACGCTGCATCTCAAGCGCATCGTGGCGACGACGACCTATGATAACGCAGGCTCGATCGGCGTGATGCGGCGCGTCGGCATGCGCATCGAGCGTAATCCGTATCCCGATCCGCCCTGGCTGCAAGTGGTGGGCGTGCTGGAAAACCGTTAA
- the polA gene encoding DNA polymerase I — protein MAREKLALVDGHAVAFRAFHALREADLRASNGEPTFAVFGFLQIVLTTLQQLRPEYAAVAFDVGRTFRDDLYAEYKANRTEAPEDFHTQLERIKQVVEALNIPIFAVENYEADDVIGTLSRQATKQNVETYIITGDSDTLQLVDEHVRVLLAVPYGKRQEAKEYDPAAVIERYKGLRPDQLADLRGLKGDTSDNIPGVKGIGETGAINLLNQFGTVEGIYEHLDDVPNRYRKVLEGQQEQALFSKQLATIHCDVPIQLDLERCRVSGYDRDAVIALFQDLQFSSLVRKLPDSAGLGSTAPSSDQPVSAPTPRGDGPPAQMGLFDADEPQTVQARPMQPPAHGEYRAVRTQDELDEMVRQLKAASAFAFDVETTSLDAIHTNVVGLSFAAQPGAAWYVPLGHTADGAGPQLEREVVRDALLPLLEDAQQPKIAHNGKFDMLALRTMDINVQGVQFDTMLAAQLLGNQSVGLKDMAFNVLKLKEPMTEITELIGSGRNQITFDQVPIEQATPYAAADSDMTLRLRDRLEPELEQVPRVRWIFETIEMPLLPVLTDMEWQGIKVDASVLHQLSATMQQRIEQLEDEIYTIAEGRFNIGSGQQLNAVLFERLSIPTTGLSKTKTGLYSITAEVLEKLSGVHPIIRMIQEYRQLTKLKSTYLDAIPQLVDERGRVHTSYNQIGSATGRLSSTSPNLQNIPVRTEQGREIRRAFIAEDGCYLLSADYSQIELRILAHITQDPALLETFKEGRDIHAATAARLFGVPMDKVTKNQRRIAKTTVFGTIYGISSFGLAARTDLSREDAQQLIDGLFATYPGIKRVFEETLTQGRERGYVETLFGRRRYFGRGNDNVLTTKGPRKQAAEREAINAPIQGTSADLIKMAMVQLFNELNRRGFAAKMLLQVHDELLLEVPDDELDEVKRLVCEIMEGVYPDLSVPLEVEVSTGRNWEEMG, from the coding sequence ATGGCACGTGAAAAGTTAGCGCTGGTCGATGGACATGCCGTTGCGTTTCGAGCCTTCCACGCGCTACGCGAGGCGGACCTGCGCGCGTCGAACGGCGAGCCCACGTTTGCGGTATTCGGATTTTTGCAGATCGTGCTGACGACGTTGCAGCAGCTCCGCCCTGAGTACGCGGCGGTTGCCTTCGACGTTGGCCGCACGTTTCGCGACGACCTGTACGCCGAGTACAAGGCGAACCGCACCGAGGCCCCCGAAGATTTTCATACCCAGCTTGAGCGCATCAAGCAGGTGGTCGAGGCGCTCAACATTCCGATCTTCGCCGTCGAGAACTACGAGGCCGACGATGTGATCGGCACGCTCTCGCGCCAGGCGACGAAGCAGAACGTCGAGACGTACATCATCACCGGCGACAGCGACACGCTCCAGCTGGTCGATGAGCATGTGCGCGTGCTGCTGGCGGTGCCCTACGGCAAGCGGCAAGAGGCCAAGGAGTACGATCCGGCGGCGGTGATCGAGCGCTACAAAGGCTTGCGCCCCGATCAGCTAGCCGATCTGCGCGGGCTCAAGGGCGATACCTCCGATAACATTCCCGGCGTCAAAGGCATCGGCGAGACAGGCGCGATCAATCTGCTCAACCAGTTCGGCACCGTCGAGGGCATCTACGAGCATCTGGACGACGTGCCCAACCGCTACCGCAAAGTGCTTGAGGGCCAGCAGGAGCAGGCGCTCTTCTCCAAGCAGCTCGCGACGATCCACTGCGATGTGCCGATCCAGCTCGATCTTGAGCGCTGCCGGGTGTCGGGCTACGACCGCGACGCGGTGATCGCGCTGTTTCAGGATTTGCAGTTCAGCAGCCTCGTGCGCAAGCTGCCCGACAGCGCCGGTCTGGGCTCCACAGCGCCCAGCAGCGACCAGCCGGTGAGCGCGCCGACCCCACGCGGCGATGGACCGCCCGCGCAGATGGGCCTGTTCGACGCCGACGAGCCGCAGACCGTCCAGGCCAGACCAATGCAGCCGCCCGCTCACGGCGAGTACAGGGCCGTACGCACCCAGGATGAGCTGGACGAGATGGTCCGACAGCTTAAGGCAGCGTCGGCGTTCGCCTTCGATGTCGAGACGACCTCGCTCGACGCGATCCACACCAACGTGGTCGGGCTGTCGTTCGCGGCACAGCCGGGCGCGGCCTGGTACGTGCCGCTGGGTCATACCGCCGACGGCGCGGGGCCGCAGCTTGAGCGCGAGGTTGTCCGCGACGCGCTGCTGCCGCTGCTCGAAGACGCGCAGCAGCCCAAGATCGCGCACAATGGCAAATTCGACATGCTGGCGCTGCGCACGATGGACATTAACGTCCAGGGCGTGCAGTTCGACACGATGCTGGCCGCGCAATTGCTCGGCAACCAGAGCGTCGGGCTTAAAGATATGGCCTTCAACGTGCTCAAGCTCAAAGAGCCGATGACCGAGATCACCGAGCTGATCGGATCGGGGCGCAACCAGATCACCTTCGATCAGGTGCCGATCGAGCAGGCCACGCCCTACGCCGCCGCCGACTCCGACATGACGCTGCGGCTGCGCGACCGGCTAGAGCCGGAGCTGGAGCAGGTACCGCGCGTGCGCTGGATCTTCGAGACGATCGAGATGCCGCTGCTGCCGGTGCTGACCGACATGGAGTGGCAGGGCATCAAGGTGGACGCGAGCGTGCTGCATCAGCTTTCGGCGACGATGCAGCAGCGGATCGAGCAGCTTGAGGACGAGATCTACACGATCGCGGAAGGCCGCTTCAACATCGGGTCGGGGCAGCAGCTCAACGCGGTGCTCTTCGAGCGGCTGAGCATCCCCACGACCGGCCTGAGCAAGACCAAGACGGGGCTGTACTCGATCACCGCCGAGGTGCTCGAAAAGCTGAGCGGCGTGCATCCGATCATCAGGATGATTCAGGAGTACCGCCAGCTCACCAAGCTCAAATCGACCTATCTGGACGCGATACCGCAGCTTGTGGACGAGCGTGGCCGGGTGCATACCTCGTACAATCAGATCGGCTCGGCGACCGGACGGCTGAGCAGCACGTCGCCCAACTTACAGAATATTCCGGTGCGCACCGAGCAGGGCCGCGAGATCCGGCGCGCGTTCATCGCCGAGGATGGCTGCTATCTGTTGTCGGCGGACTACTCGCAGATCGAGCTGCGCATCCTGGCGCATATCACGCAAGATCCCGCGCTGCTGGAAACCTTCAAAGAGGGCCGCGATATTCACGCCGCGACCGCCGCCCGGCTCTTTGGCGTGCCGATGGATAAAGTGACTAAGAACCAGCGGCGCATCGCCAAGACCACGGTCTTCGGCACGATCTACGGCATCTCATCCTTTGGCCTTGCGGCGCGCACCGACCTGAGCCGCGAAGATGCGCAGCAGTTGATCGACGGGCTATTTGCGACCTATCCCGGCATCAAGCGTGTCTTCGAGGAGACGCTTACGCAGGGCCGCGAGCGCGGCTACGTCGAGACGCTGTTTGGGCGGCGGCGCTACTTCGGGCGCGGCAACGACAATGTGCTGACGACGAAAGGCCCGCGCAAGCAGGCCGCCGAGCGCGAGGCGATCAACGCGCCGATCCAGGGCACCAGCGCCGACCTGATCAAAATGGCGATGGTCCAGCTCTTCAACGAGCTGAACAGGCGCGGCTTCGCGGCCAAGATGCTGCTTCAGGTCCACGACGAGCTGCTGCTGGAAGTGCCCGACGACGAGCTGGACGAGGTCAAGCGGCTGGTCTGTGAGATCATGGAGGGCGTCTACCCGGACCTGAGCGTGCCGCTGGAGGTCGAGGTCAGCACGGGCCGTAACTGGGAGGAGATGGGGTAG
- a CDS encoding cysteine hydrolase family protein produces the protein MSGDTALLILDVQVNMFDAPPPLYRAAEVLERIEALIAGARAARIPIVYVQHSGGLGTPDAPGSPGWQIHPAITPRAEDLVVEKRMPDAFESTMLHHELQTRGIEHVILAGMQTDLCIDSTCRRAVALGYTVTVVADAHSTFASEDATAAAVVEQYNHDLASMARVLPTSEVLALR, from the coding sequence ATGAGCGGCGACACGGCTCTGCTGATCCTCGATGTCCAGGTCAATATGTTCGACGCGCCGCCGCCGCTGTATCGCGCCGCCGAGGTGCTGGAGCGGATCGAAGCGCTGATCGCCGGGGCGCGTGCCGCACGCATCCCAATCGTCTATGTACAGCACAGCGGCGGCCTTGGCACGCCCGACGCGCCGGGATCGCCTGGCTGGCAGATCCATCCGGCAATCACGCCACGCGCCGAGGATCTGGTCGTCGAGAAGCGCATGCCCGATGCCTTCGAGTCGACGATGCTGCACCACGAGCTGCAAACGCGCGGGATCGAGCATGTGATCCTGGCAGGCATGCAGACCGACCTGTGCATCGACTCGACCTGCCGCCGCGCGGTGGCGCTGGGCTATACTGTCACCGTGGTAGCCGATGCGCACAGCACGTTTGCGAGCGAAGATGCGACCGCCGCAGCCGTCGTGGAGCAGTATAACCACGATCTGGCCTCGATGGCGCGTGTGCTCCCGACGAGCGAGGTGCTGGCACTACGTTAG